The stretch of DNA CCCGCCGTCGAGGTCGGCGACATCGTTCGCGTCACCGGGACGCCGGAACACCGCGAAGGCTCGGTCCAGATCGAGGTCGACGGCCTCACGACGCTCGAGGGCGAGGACGCCGACGAGGCCCGCGAGCGACTCGAAGACGCGCTCGAGGCCCGCGCCGAACCAAACGACGTCGACCCGCTGATCGACTGGCCGGCGTTCGAAAAGCTCCGCCCCGATCTCGAGGAAGTCGCCCGTCTCCTCCGCCGGATGGTGCTCGAGGGGCGTCCGATCCGCGTGCGCCACCACGCCGACGGCGACGGGATGTGTGCCGCGGTCCCCGTCCAGATCGCCCTCCAGCGCTTTATCGCCGACGTCCACGAGGACGAGAACGCGCCGCGTCACCTGATCAAGCGGCTGCCGGCGAAAGCGCCCTTCTACGAGATGGAGGACGCGACTCGCGACTTGAACTTCGCGCTCGAGGACCGCGAGAAACACGGCCAGCAGCTCCCGTTCTTGCTCATGCTCGACAACGGTTCGACGGCCGAGGACGTTCCGGCCTACGAGACGCTGGCCCACTACGACATCCCGATCGCGGTCGTCGACCACCACCATCCCGACCCCGAAGCGGTGGAGGACTTGCTCGACGCCCACGTGAACCCCTACCTTCACGACGAGGACTACCGGATCACGACGGGGATGCTCTGCGTGGAGCTCGCACGGATGATCTACCCCGACATCACCGGCGAACTCCGCCACATTCCCGCGGTCGCCGGCCTCTCGGATCGCTCGAAGGCCGACGCGATGGACGACTATCTCGAGCTCGCCGCCGAGGAAGGGTACGACGAGAATCGCCTGCAGGACGTCAGCGAGGCGCTCGACTACGCCGCCTTCTGGCTGCGCTACAACTCCGGCGACCAGCTCATTCAGGACTTGCTCGAGGTCGATAGCGACGACGAACAGCGCCATCACGAGCTCGTCGAGTTCTTCGCGGAGCGCGGTCGCGAGGAGGTCGACGAGCAACTCGACGCCGCGATGCCCCACCTGGAGCACGAGACGCTCGAGAACGGGGCGCACCTCTACCGGATCGACGTCGAGAACTACGCCCACCGCTTTACCTACCCAGCGCCGGGGAAGACGACCGGCGAGATCCACGACCGCAAGATCGAGGAAACCGGTGATCCGGTCATCACGGTCGGGTACGGCCCGGACTTCGCCGTGCTCCGCAGTGACGGCGTCCGTCTGGACATCCCCAACATGGTCTCGGAACTCGAGGCCGAGATCGCGGGCGGCGGCGTCTCGGGCGGCGGCCACCTCGTCGTCGGCTCGATCAAGTTCGTCACCGGCAAGCGCGAGGAAGTGATCGAGGCCCTGGTCGAGAAGATGGCCGAGGCCGACATCGACGAAGCGCTCTCGAGTGCGGCACCGATCGACGACTGAGACGACGCTCCTGCTTCTCGCCGCGGTCGCGACGATCGCTCCGACTGTAACGGGCGGCCGAGTCGCGCTCGACTCGTGGCACTCGTTCTGAGACCGATTTCCGCCAGGCTCGTCACGGCGTCGGCAGACCGACCCGACTCTCGAGTGTTCGACGGACACGAGTCGAATGTATCAATCTTCCAATTTATATTCACTCACTCCTACCATGATTCGTAGTAAATTTTTAGTGTACGTATCGGGACGTATGGATGTAATGGTTGATGAAAGATCACACCACACATTCGAATCGTACGGGAGACGGGGAGTACTCGGCGGTATGGCGTCACTGCTCGCGGCGTCGGCTTACTCGCTGAACGTTTCGGCGCACGCGGCCTCGCCGGTCTGTGGGGGCGACGATTCGGCGACGCAGACGGTGTCCTCGCCCGACGGCAGCGTCGCCGTAACCGTCGACGTCGGCGACGGGACGCCGTCCTACAGCGTCTCGTTCGAGGGGACGACCGTCATCGAGCCCTCCTGTCTCGGGTTCGAGTTCCAGCGCCAGTCGCCGTTCGGCGTCGGCGGCGACGCGACCGATATCGCCGTCACTGGAAGCGAACGGACGACGGTCGACACGTGCTGGGAACCGGTCTGGGATCGGTACGACGAGATCCGCGAACACTACACCGAACTCCGACTCGGTCTCGAGGAGACCGCGGGACCGGGTCGGGCCGGCACCCTCGAGCTGCGGGTGTTCGACGACGGCCTCGGATTCCGGTTCCTCTTCGACGAGAGCTTCGGCGACCAGTTCGTCATCACGTCCGAGCGGACCCAGTACGCCTTCGCCGAGGATTACGAGTCGTGGTGGATTCCCAACGACTACAACAACTTCGAAGTGGAGTACGAGGAGACATCGCTGAGCGAGATCGGCTCGACGCTCGAAGACGAGCTGGGCGGCGAGTTCGACGGCGTCCACACGCCGATGACGATGCGGACGGCCGACGATCGCTACCTCAGCGTCCACGAGGCGAACCTCGACGACTACGCGTCGCTGGCGATCGCGCCGCAGGAGAGCGGCGACACCGAGTTCGAGTCGACCCTCGCGCCGCTTCCCGACGGAACGAAAGTGTCCGCGTCCGCCCCTCACGTGACGCCGTGGCGGACGATCCAGCTCGGCGACCGGCCGGGCGACCTCGTCGAATCGAACCTCATCGTCAACCTCAACGACGACTACAGCGACGACGTGTTCACGCAGGGGACCGACTGGATCGAACCCCAGAAGTTCATCGGCGTCTGGTGGCTGATGATCACCGGCCGAGCCGACTGGGAGTACCAGGGCCCGCAGACCGGCAACCACGGCGCACAGACCGGCCGGGCGAAGCAGTACATGGACTTCGCGAGCGAGCACGACATCCCGGGCGTGCTCGTCGAGGGCTGGAACCAGGGCTGGTCGAGCTACCCGGGTGACGGGAGCGAGCTCGATTTCACCGAACCGTATCCCGACTTCGACCTCGAGGGAGTGACCGACTACGGCGCGAGCCTCGAGCCGCCGACGCAGATGACGATGCACAACGAGACGGCGGGGGACTTTCGCAACTACGAGTCCCAGCTCGAGGCGGCGTTCGGGCTGTACGACGACCTCGGGATCCGAACGATCAAGAACGGCTACGTCGCCGACAGCGGCAATCTGGCCGGAGAGGGGTTCAACCACCACAATCAGGTGCTGGTCAACCACCACACGCTGGTCGCGGAGACCGCGGCGGCAAACCGGCAGCTGCTCGACATCCACGAGCCGATCCACCCGACCGGCCGCCGCCGGACCTACCCCAACCTGATGACGCGTGAGGGCGTGAAAGGCCAGGAGTACGACGCGTTCGGCAACGTCAGCCCCGCCCACCACGTCACCTTCCCGTTCACGCGGATGCTCGGCGGTCCCGTCGAGTACACGCCGGGGATCTTCGACATGGACTCCGGCTCCGGCGGCATCGAGACGACGCGGGCCAAACAGCTCGCGATGTACCCGACGTACTTCAGCGGCCTCCAGATGGTCGCGGACCTGCCGAGTTCCTATCTGGCCGATCAGCCCGCGACGCTCCGCGTCGGGGAGGTCGCGCAGGCCCAACACGCCGAGCTGGACGGGTTCGTCACGCAGTCCGAGTGGGCCCACGCGCAGGGCGAAGCGTACGTCCCCGTCGACGCCAACAGCGTCGACAACGGGTCGACGGCCACCTGGACGCTCGAGGACGTCGACGCCGGCGAGTACGACGTCCACCTCCGAGTGGCGAACTACGAGGCCGACAACGGCCTTGGGGACGGCGTCGACGCGACGGCTACCCTCCGAATCGACGGCGAGCCGGTCG from Natrinema salaciae encodes:
- a CDS encoding DHH family phosphoesterase, with product MTRDSAGEPGADDGDSVVYDLAPDCTADDVEQGRPYLAVINGIVDYGVFVDLSDSVSGLVHESVLEGTYAVGDELVVELESVRENGDLAFEPVDVDDYTLEEVGHDYSLTGTGRLERTIGEQIHLEGTVTQVKQTGGPTIFHVADEQGVVPCAAFEEAGVRAYPAVEVGDIVRVTGTPEHREGSVQIEVDGLTTLEGEDADEARERLEDALEARAEPNDVDPLIDWPAFEKLRPDLEEVARLLRRMVLEGRPIRVRHHADGDGMCAAVPVQIALQRFIADVHEDENAPRHLIKRLPAKAPFYEMEDATRDLNFALEDREKHGQQLPFLLMLDNGSTAEDVPAYETLAHYDIPIAVVDHHHPDPEAVEDLLDAHVNPYLHDEDYRITTGMLCVELARMIYPDITGELRHIPAVAGLSDRSKADAMDDYLELAAEEGYDENRLQDVSEALDYAAFWLRYNSGDQLIQDLLEVDSDDEQRHHELVEFFAERGREEVDEQLDAAMPHLEHETLENGAHLYRIDVENYAHRFTYPAPGKTTGEIHDRKIEETGDPVITVGYGPDFAVLRSDGVRLDIPNMVSELEAEIAGGGVSGGGHLVVGSIKFVTGKREEVIEALVEKMAEADIDEALSSAAPIDD
- a CDS encoding glycoside hydrolase family 97 catalytic domain-containing protein, whose amino-acid sequence is MVDERSHHTFESYGRRGVLGGMASLLAASAYSLNVSAHAASPVCGGDDSATQTVSSPDGSVAVTVDVGDGTPSYSVSFEGTTVIEPSCLGFEFQRQSPFGVGGDATDIAVTGSERTTVDTCWEPVWDRYDEIREHYTELRLGLEETAGPGRAGTLELRVFDDGLGFRFLFDESFGDQFVITSERTQYAFAEDYESWWIPNDYNNFEVEYEETSLSEIGSTLEDELGGEFDGVHTPMTMRTADDRYLSVHEANLDDYASLAIAPQESGDTEFESTLAPLPDGTKVSASAPHVTPWRTIQLGDRPGDLVESNLIVNLNDDYSDDVFTQGTDWIEPQKFIGVWWLMITGRADWEYQGPQTGNHGAQTGRAKQYMDFASEHDIPGVLVEGWNQGWSSYPGDGSELDFTEPYPDFDLEGVTDYGASLEPPTQMTMHNETAGDFRNYESQLEAAFGLYDDLGIRTIKNGYVADSGNLAGEGFNHHNQVLVNHHTLVAETAAANRQLLDIHEPIHPTGRRRTYPNLMTREGVKGQEYDAFGNVSPAHHVTFPFTRMLGGPVEYTPGIFDMDSGSGGIETTRAKQLAMYPTYFSGLQMVADLPSSYLADQPATLRVGEVAQAQHAELDGFVTQSEWAHAQGEAYVPVDANSVDNGSTATWTLEDVDAGEYDVHLRVANYEADNGLGDGVDATATLRIDGEPVEQLSIPGTDYWDVWTATATTVSLEAGDTDLSIALTDADTGGFNLDAIAVTAPGESMPEPEEPPITGPTVPAFQFIEDVPAAGWDDTRVLDASIGEYMITARQKDEEWYVGAMTDENGRALEIPLDFLESGHGWWDDDCGWWDDGDHDWGDDDDDHGWGRGQREGNGDGHRKGRGRGHEKGRGKGHAKGNGRGHEKKRGQGRDRGPSHTDDKYVAEIYSDGIDADYDENLEDVRIDEAIVDADTTLLASTVGSGGTAVRLRPATREDRAELPRYERPDQEIDVSIDAETFVREPFIAATGSNDGDYIGGTNVELVVDGEVTAVENVRFAPGATDESFAFGSTIDAAGTYDVTVRTPEGESLASRTVRVTPPKTVASFDDPSGDDDGPGEYTYPTADAFADGVFDLHSFEVTRTSSTVRFSFDVETLNNPWGSDRGFSPQMFVLWLRDPNADGGTTSEVGDIGLAADFGSAWHYRLEVSGFTKSAVDASGNPLTDDDGSEIAVRDDVDHDANAVSLSVDRAAFGETPLSDLEVVAMVQSEDRGTLRPVAEDAADYVFGGATPGAAENAPRVMDLVTPAGVSRTEALTYSADERATLPFVPLSDG